The Methanocaldococcus sp. DNA window TCTGATGGCTATCTTTTTAGGAGAGAAAATACACTTTATTTTGAAAATGCTAATGGAAAGAAACCTTTAGCAGTTGAAGGAATTTATGACATCTATATCTATGGAAAAGTAAGCATAAGTTCTCAAGCATTACATTATTTAGCACAAAAAGGCATTGCTTTGCATTTCTTTAACCATTATGGATATTATGATGGGAGTTTTTATCCGAGGGAGTCTCTCCATTCTGGAGATTTAGTTGTAAAACAGGCGGAGCATTATTTAAATCATGAAAAAAGATTAAATCTTGCAAAACTCTTTGTTATTGGTGGGGTAAAAAATATGGAAAAAAATCTGTCAAAATTTGGAATTAATGTTAAATTTGATGAATTCTTAGAGGAACTTAATTATGCAAATAAAATTACTGAGGTTATGAATATCGAAGGAAGAATTAGAAGTGAATACTATAAACTATGGGATGAGACTTTGCCAGAAGAATTTAAAATCATCAAAAGAACAAGAAGACCTCCTCAAAATGAGATGAACGCTTTAATAAGTTTTTTAAATTCTCGTTTATATCCAACAATAATAAGTGAACTTTACAACACTCAACTAACTCCAACGATAAGCTATTTGCATGAGCCAAGAGAGAGAAGGTTTTCCTTGGCGTTAGATTTAAGCGAAATTTTTAAACCAATAATTGCCGATAGAATAGCAAACAGATTAGTTAAGCAGGGTATTATTCAGAAAAAGCATTTTAGAGACGATTTAAACGGAATACTATTAAATGATAATGGTAAAAAGATAGTTCTAAAAGCATTTAATGGGGAGATGGAAAAGAGTGTTAAACATCCAACATTAAAAAAGAATATTACAAAAAAGAGATTGATAAGGTTGGAATCTTACAAGTTAATTAAGCATTTAGTTAGACAAAAAGATTATGAGCCATTGATATCTTGGTTTTAAATAATATCATCAATTGG harbors:
- the cas1b gene encoding type I-B CRISPR-associated endonuclease Cas1b, whose protein sequence is MRKKSLTLLSDGYLFRRENTLYFENANGKKPLAVEGIYDIYIYGKVSISSQALHYLAQKGIALHFFNHYGYYDGSFYPRESLHSGDLVVKQAEHYLNHEKRLNLAKLFVIGGVKNMEKNLSKFGINVKFDEFLEELNYANKITEVMNIEGRIRSEYYKLWDETLPEEFKIIKRTRRPPQNEMNALISFLNSRLYPTIISELYNTQLTPTISYLHEPRERRFSLALDLSEIFKPIIADRIANRLVKQGIIQKKHFRDDLNGILLNDNGKKIVLKAFNGEMEKSVKHPTLKKNITKKRLIRLESYKLIKHLVRQKDYEPLISWF